The genomic window TTAAATCTTGTGAGATGGGGGTGTTCCAGTTTCTCCATGGAATGAGATGTCCTACTATCCTAATGATCCAACACCATTCCCAATCGAGTTCTGCAGGTGCCCTacatctctctctccttctttcttttcctttcctttcttttcctttctttctttctttttcttctttctttcctttctccttttttctctctttttcattaccttccttttctttttcttcttctttcttttcttatcccttcgtttgcttctttctttctttgtttttcctttttctttcctttttcttcatctttcctttcacttttccttttcttcatcttttcttgctttctttctttcttttttcttcttttcttgatggATGAGTTTCAGAATCCAGCTCCATCCTGGTCCCATTTTCTCATAGGAATAGGATGGAACGACCACGACGCCCCCCCTCCGGCCCCGACTTATAACTTTgatgatatatttagaagatataCTAGTCTTGGCTGTCTTATTTGACCTACTACTTATGGGGGCTTCGATTCATTGCGAGCATCATGCTTGAAGTCTTGTCGCAGTTTGAAGGCTTGAGTGTTCGAGCCATCTAGGTCTACATGAATGGAGTCCataatctatttttcttttttcattaaaTGATGTATATTTATAGGTGAAGAaaataaggaaaagaaaagagaccAAGTCTTAATTCGGAAATTTGTAATGTTGCATACACATTTGAAAAATGGAGAACAAATTAGAAATAAGAAAGTTAATTTTTtaacaagtaaatccaaaaatcTATCAGTTTCTTGAACATAAATACGTGATATTTACCATTTCATTAGTACATAATAACTTTTGGATTCTTCTTTTCATAATAGTAGAGTTtataattgataatttaatacTTTGTGATTTAatatatatctttgtattagttacTTGTAAATCATTGTTTTGTTACTGTTATTATTCATATTAATTTGATGCTCCCTAGTGAAGTGCTAGATTTGGTAATAAGATACCAAAGAATAGATTACATTTTGCAATAGCATCTAATATTATGCTCTTGTTTGTCCTTAAATAACTTGGAAATATCACGTCACCCAAGAGGAAAAGTATTGGTACCAGTACCTATTTTGGAATTTTTAACGTTGCAGCATGATGTCGTTCTGTCATAATACGTAATTAGGTACCATGTGCCAATATGGACAGATGTCTAGATGCATACCAGTACAATGCCATACAATAACATACCGCATAAGTGATATGTGCTAATACTTAAATTCTCAGGTTTATCTGTATTGATCATGTTATGATCCATCATTTTTAAAATTGCTTTTTCTAACTCATTTCTTGATGCTCTTGTATTTTGGTTTTGAACATAATTCCAAACATATTTGTATCAAAACTATTGGCTGAAGCCTTCAAAACTACTAAAACTCTGTGATGCTTCATGAGACCTAGTATTTCAAGTTTGCAAACAAGGTTTGAAACCATTTTACTAATCAAATCCTTATTAAAGTTGATCATAGATTAGGCTTGGGCTTGGCCATCATGAGCCCATCCATAGGTACTGCTTGAAACCAACGATACTGGTTGATGCCAGGCAGTACAGTGAGGTTGCAGTCGGTTAAAACAAGTATGAACCGGGTCGGCTCATATACCAAACCGAACCTCAGTACTATATGATATGGTACAGTCAGTATGGGTCAGTAGGTAAACATTGATTAGCTTATAGATGTTTGTGTTTTTTAGGTATGAAACTGAGTTTCTTCACCCCTAACTGCAAATGCCAACATGAGTGATTTTCTCATAGCATAAGGAGTCAATAATAGCTTCATGCTTTCAATAATCATAAAGAAATGCATTTTATTATGTTGTAGTGCAGTTGTTACCTACCATTTGTTAGTACTATGGTCGCTGTTAAAGTTCTTGTCAGAGAAAAGAGGATACACTTAATGTTTAAGAAGAACTGTAATTTTCATGTGTAATACTCATTTATTCTGTGTATATTAAATTTCATTTTTCTCTTCTAGCAGACCCCATTGCCTTTTGCCTGAATATATCACAGACCAGACTCTGGCATGTCAGAAATACTATGGATGGCTTTGACTTCCCAGTCTGATTGAaggttttattaaattatttatgcaatCTAATAAATACACCCTCAATTTCAGCAGATGTATTTGCTTGTCGCATGTCATCAAATGAAGAACCGAACCAAGTGCAGTAAATATTTTTGATGCGGGAGTACTTGTGGTGTGCAACAAGGATACTGAAAAACAGAGCTTCACATGCAGAGCAAAGCTCCAAGTCCTTGTCTAACATTAGAATATATGATACATGCTGGTTGTGCTTTTGACTATCTTTGTGCCTCATATGCTGCTTGTACTTCTGACCATCTTTGGGCCTTTATTATCAATATTTTGTTCTTCACATGTTTCCTCTTCTTGTCATCATAGTAGTTATGCAAATATCTGATTTCTTCCTGTTCCCAAAGTTTTACCGCATCTTTATTATCTTCCTTTTGGCCAATCAATGTGGAAGGAAATTCATGTGATTGCACCTATGAGGTTCTTACTATATTCACAAGATAGTTCATGATTATATGGTTTTCTCCTTCACATATCCGTGATACTTGATAATATACTAATTTTGGAGGTTGCATTTAGCTTGCGACAAATATTTACTTGTCTGTTCTGCCTCTTCTGATGTGATTTCATCTACTTCGGTCATTCGGATATGCAATCACATGTTCTCCTATCTTCTAGGACCTGCCATCAGAACCCAATCTTATTGTGACAAGGAGAGAAGCAGGATCTCTACCACTTCCACAGAAGTTACTTCCACAGCCACAATTTCAGGATCAACAGGCTCAGCCAATTCATCTACAATTTCGTGATCAACATCATCGACCACCACATCATGATCGGCAGGCACCCCCACGAAGACTGCAGTTTAAGAGACCTTCACTGCACCGGTTACAGCATGTACGGCCACTGTTGCGACCTCCATACCAGAAAACTTCACAACAGTTTGGATTGCAGCATAGGCAAACGTTCCCACGGGCACGACCACAGTCACAGGATTGGCAACATCCATCAGAAAAACAATTACTTGATCAACAGCCTCAGCAATTTAAAGCTCAGCAACCATTTTCAAGCCAGACAGCGCCCTTGTGGTGCGATGTATGCAAGGTTCCATGCATGACTGCTTTCAATCTGGCTCAACACCAACAGGGAAAGAAGCACAAGGCTAAGTGGGAGGAGGTACTTGGTGACAAGAACACAGATAAGAAGAGGCCTCTGTGGTGCAATGAATGCAGTATTCCATGCATGGGCGAAGCAGCAATGGCCCAGCATTGTGTTGGAAAAAGGCATGCTGCTCGTCTCCTAGTAATCAAAGCTGAGCAGATGGAACGTGAACGGGTGGCCATGGCATCTCGTGGAGTCAGAGAGATGGGATTGAGGGTGGATATGGATAATGTTCATGATCCGTTATATAACTGACAAAGAGACCAACATCAGTTTTTGAAGTGAACAAACTAAATTGATGGATGTTGTTCACCATTCCAATTTTTTTTGCAGTGTTCTGTGCGTGCAAATGGATCACCAATTCAGATAGATTGTTGCTGTGTAGACATTTTGTTGCCACCCTGAAATCTGGAGCTTTTTCTCATTGCAGGAAAGTGCTACCAGCGATCTTCCATCTTGGATTACTAATGGGCAAATAGCCAACCACCTCTAGCTGTACCTCTTACTGGGTTGTGCACTGCATCCAGGAATAATTGTCCCCATCCATAATCACTGTCATACTATCCTTTTGATCATTGTCACAATTTCTTTCCACAACTCTCTTGCATGCGCTGCTTAGTTCATTTGGTCTATGAGAATCAATCAGTCTTTTTCTACCGAATGGCGAAACCAagaattttttatcatttaaGAGTGCAATGATGATAATGAATGACATATGAAATACATTTCCcaatcaaaatgaaaaaaaattaaaaattaaacagATTTCTCAGATCCTTGAAAAGTGGAGCTTTGTTGGAAACTTACATATAACATATAGGCCCTTGTCATCAAATCACTGGTTCAACAGCCAAGTGATGTGGTCGGACTAggtttagattaaaatatattaaaaatttaaaatattaaatcattaaatataatataaaatattcataacattgaaaattttttaatttaatattactcTTTTAATCACATGATCTACATTTTAAACTACTCTTGTATTGTGACAAGAATATAAAATGATAATGAGTCAtgtattctttttcaaaatttattaaaaactatattaaaaatatttagaacaagtaattattttaaataagaaatttttaaaatagatgaagaataaaataaagaatatttattttctttattttctatcaGAGACAAAATAACTGATCATTGAAATGATAAAGTCTTTTAATGCATTAAGCATATAATAAATCATCAATTTTCAGCAACTACAAATTGGGCCTTGGTGGTTGAGAGGGTTCTTAATATATCCCTCGTCAAGGTTTTTGAATCCTTAAAAATATGCACCTTTTAACAGAAATCTTTTTACCCAATTAGGTTTTCTTAGAAGCAGCCAGTCGGATATGGCTCTCATCAGGCCAATGCAAATCCAATCCAAGAAGACAGGTTCCTTATTCACTGATTTTCTAGTTCGAGTAGCCAATTTGGTTTAAGATGACATGGTAAACTAAGCGGATGTAGGATCCTCTACGACGCACAATTGTACTGCAAAATATTGTGTAGTACTCAATGGCCTCCATCAAGAGATGAATGACTATCAACATTGACACACCGTACATAGCACGTAATGTTGCCTTGTTTGATAGCTGTCCATTTTTTAATAATGATAATCGAGCGTTGCACATAGACTTGGCAATTACATCTGATCCAGACAGATCCCTACTTGATCCGATCCTAATGGGTCGGATTGGTCAACGTGTTGAAtggatttgaatccgattcgatttgaatctgataAATTTATATCTTGAATTGGGTCAGATTCGGATAGTGGCCACCCCAACCCATTATCCGATCCGAACCCAATTcaattttatgtatatatattgttcaaataTGGGCTGGTTGTATGAAATATAGGTCTTATGgcctttaggcttgattaaaaaATCAAGGGCTGAAGAGTGATAGTGGGCTATTGTTTAATGTTTCTATTTTTAT from Elaeis guineensis isolate ETL-2024a chromosome 4, EG11, whole genome shotgun sequence includes these protein-coding regions:
- the LOC105042761 gene encoding uncharacterized protein — encoded protein: MISDFEFINGELAQRKDTAQERAEEEQPGCEREIHGSAESISYEEAIQRELEFQKWIKKRTLPCSAGSELPPSSQDLPSEPNLIVTRREAGSLPLPQKLLPQPQFQDQQAQPIHLQFRDQHHRPPHHDRQAPPRRLQFKRPSLHRLQHVRPLLRPPYQKTSQQFGLQHRQTFPRARPQSQDWQHPSEKQLLDQQPQQFKAQQPFSSQTAPLWCDVCKVPCMTAFNLAQHQQGKKHKAKWEEVLGDKNTDKKRPLWCNECSIPCMGEAAMAQHCVGKRHAARLLVIKAEQMERERVAMASRGVREMGLRVDMDNVHDPLYN